Proteins encoded together in one Cherax quadricarinatus isolate ZL_2023a chromosome 68, ASM3850222v1, whole genome shotgun sequence window:
- the LOC138854760 gene encoding uncharacterized protein has translation MNVEMAERFEDITKEKLQNLKLQSCWQLARSLGIKYDRHFTAQTVRCMIQNVLFPDEQDPETENGEADIPSFLNSFLQTPEAETTTLTTPTGDDGHELPDTRKRYAATTTPIPSPRTIWGTELNHTKETDPGLI, from the exons ATGAATGTAGAAATGGCAGAGAGGTTTGAAGATATAACAAAGGAGAAATTACAAAATTTGAAGCTTCAATCTTGTTGGCAATTAGCACGAAGCTTGGGCATAAAATACGACAGGCATTTCACTGCCCAGACAGTCAGATGTATGATACAGAATGTCCTTTTTCCAGATGAGCAGGATCCAGAGACTGAGAATGGAGAAGCAGATATTCCTTCCTTTTTGAATTCTTTTCTACAGACGCCCGAGGCCGAAACTACGACGCTAACAACCCCTACTGGAGACGACGGACATGAACTTCCTGATACTCGGAAACGCTACGCTGCTACAACGACTCCAATTCCATCTCCAAGGACTATATGGGGAACAGAACTCAATCACACTAAAGAAACGGATCCAG GCCTCATCTAG